The Pyxidicoccus sp. MSG2 DNA segment CAACTCTTCCTGCTGCTTCATGGGGCCCCCTCCCGTTGTTCGAACAACACAATAGCGTCTGGCTTTCCCAAGCGCACGAGCCCCCCTCTGCATTCCCGGGCAGACCGATGTTGGGGCGAGGACCCTGAGGCGCGCGGGTGCATTGACGGGTGAAGGTGCGGCTGGACTCATGCCGCGCGTATGGGACGACGCAATGCCACCGTGCTCGCGCTGGGCCTCGCCGTGCTGGCCGTGGCGGTGGGGGCGTGTCGGCGTGCGTCAGAGGGGGCGGGCGCGCCGGCGGGCCGCACGCGGCTCGTCTTCAAGTACCAGCCGCTGTGGGGCGCGCCGGAGCCGTTCCGTGAATTGCTGGCGCGCTTCGAGCGGGAGAACCCGGGAGTGGAGCTCGTCACCGAGGCGCTGCCCAATTCCTCGGACCTGGCGCACCAGTTCTTCCTGACTTCACTGGAAGGCGGAGCGGAGGACTTCGACGTGCTGGTGGCAGACGTTGTCTGGGTTCCCGAGTTTGCCCGTGCTGGGTGGATTGCAGACCTGTCCGAGTACTTCCCGCCCGAGCGCCTGCGCGCGGACTTCTTCCCCGGCCCGGTGGAGGCGGTGGTGGTGGAGGGGCGCACGTACGCGGTGCCCTGGTACCTGGACGTGGGCGTCCTCTATTACCGCAAGGACCTGGTGCCGCGAGCGCCGCGCACGTACGAGGAGCTGCAACGGTTTGCGCGCGAGGCGATGGCGAAGGCGCCCGGAGTGCAGGGCTACGTGTGGCAGGGGCGGCAGTACGAGGGCCTGAGCTGCAACGTGTACGAGGCGCTCTGGGGGCACGGGGGCGAGGCGCTGGGGGAGGGCGGGCGCGTGCTGCTGGACTCGGGGCCCGCGCGCGAGGCGCTCGAGTACCTGCGCGGGCTGGTGGAGAGCGGGGTGTCGCCGGAGACGGTGACGGGGTTCTCCGAGGAGGAGGCGCGGCGCGTGTTCCAGGAGGGGCGCGCGGTGTTCATGCGCAACTGGCCGTATGCGTGGAGCGAGGCGCAGAAGCCGGACTCGCCCATTCGCGGGAAGGTGGGCATCGCGCCATTGCCGACGGTGAGCGGCGAGCCGGGGTGGGGGACGCTGGGAGGGTGGCAGCTCGCGGTGAATGCGCACGTGTCGCCGGAGCGCAGGAGGCTGGCGGCGAAGCTGATTGCGCACCTGACGTCGCCGGAGGCGAACCTGGTGCTGGCGCTGAACTACGCGCGCAACCCGCCGAGGCCGTCTGTGTATGAGGACCCGCGCCTGCGCGCGGCGGACCCGTTCATCGCCAACTTGAAGGAGATGGTGGAGCGCTCGCGGCCGAGGCCGGTGACGCCGTACTACAACCTGATTGCAGACGTGCTGCAGAGCGAGTTCTCCGCGGCGGTGGCGGGGTTGCGGACGCCGGAAGAGGCACTGAAGCGCGCGCAGAAGCAGGTGGACCATCTGACGGGGGTGGGGGAGTGAGGGGCGCGAGTCGGGGGCGGATGGGCCCGAGCCGCCCTCCCTTTCGGTGGAGGACTCGCGGAATGAACGTTCCTTCCGCCGCTGCCGGGCGCCGGGTGGGCCGCCTCGTCAGTTCATTCCGTGCAGGCCGCCCCAGCGTCCTGGATGCACCGCCGAGGCGGACATGCTCTGCCTTCGGTCCACTCGGAGGTGACGCGTGAGCGGCGGCGGCTCGCTGGCGCGGGAGCGGCGGCAGGCGTACCTGCTGGTGGCTCCGGCGGTGGTGGTGCTGGCGGGCGTGGCGCTGTACCCCATCCTGGCGGCGGTGTGGCTGAGCCTGCACCGCTTCATCCTCGTGTTCGGCGAGCGGCGCTTCACCGGGTTGGACAACTACGCCTTCCTGCTGAGTGACGCGCGCTTCTGGTCGGCGCTGGGGAACACGGCGTACTTCACGCTGGTGGCGGTGACGGTGGAGTTGCTGCTGGCGGTGCCGCTGGCGCTGCTGCTCAACCGGGCCTTCCCGGGGCGGGGACTGCTGCGGGCGTCGGTGCTGGTTCCGTGGGCCATTCCCACCGTGGTGAGCGCGAGGCTCTGGGCGTGGATGTTCAACCCCGAGTACGGCGTCATCAACCGCATGCTGCCGGGGAGTGACATCAACTGGCTGGGAGCGCCGGGGTACGCGCTGCACGCGGCCATCCTGGTGGACGTGTGGAAGACGACGCCCTTCGTGGCACTGCTGGTGCTCGCGGGGCTGCAAGGGATTGGCGAGGACCTCTACAAGGCGGCCCGGGTGGACGGCGCGTCGAACTGGCGGATGTTCCGGTCGATTACGCTGCCGCTCTTGAAGCCGGCGCTGCTCTTGGCGCTGCTGTTCCGCTCGCTGGATGCGTTCCGGGTGTTCGACGCGATTTATGTGCTCACGGAGGGCGGGCCGGCGAACACGACGGAGACGCTGAGCATCTACGCGTACAAGACGCTGATGCGCTCGGGAGACTTCGGGTACGGGAGCGCGCTGTCGGTGGCGACGTTCCTGTGTGTGGTGGTGCTGGCGGCGGTGTGGCTGCGGCTGTTGGGCCGCGAGGAGGGAGCGCGATGAAGCGGCCGGGGCTGGGCACGGCGCTGGCGGTGGTGGCGTTCCTCACGTTCTTCCTGGGGCCGTTCTTCTGGCAGGTGCTGACGAGCCTGTGGCCGGACGGTGAGTTGACGCGGCCGTGGCCCTCGCACCTGACGGTGGACAGTTACGTGAGCGTGCTGTGGGGGCGGCCGTTCTTGAGGGTGGTGGCGAACTCGTTGCTGGTGGCGGCGCTGACGACGGGGTTCTGCCTGACGATGGGGGCCGCGGCGGCCTTCGCGCTGGCGAAACTGGAGTTCCGGGGGAGGGGGCTGCTGCTGAGCGCGGCGCTGGCGGTGAGCATGTTCCCGCCGATTGCGACGGTGAGCCCGCTGTACCTGATTCTCCGCGCGGCGGGGTTGCGGGACAGTCTGATTGGACTGGCATTGCCGTATGCGACGTTTGCATTGCCATTGACGCTGTGGGTGTTGACGTCGTTCTTCCGGCAATTGCCAGACGAGCTGTATCGCGCGGCGCGGGTGGACGGGTGCACGCCGTTCCAGGCATTCCGGAGGGTGCTGCTGCCACTGGCGGCGCCGGGACTGGCGACGACGGCGATTCTCGTCTTCATCTTCGCGTGGAACGAGTTCCTCTACGCGCTGACGTTCCTGTCCACGCCGGAGAAGCGCACGGTGCCGGTGGCCATCAGCCTGTTCGCCAGTGAGTACCGTGAGCCGTGGGGCGAGATTGCCGCCGCCTCCGTGGTGGCCACGCTGCCCCTGGTGGTGCTCACGGTGTTGTTCCAGCGGCGGATTGTGTCCGGGCTTACCGCGGGGGCGGTGAAGGAGTAGCGGCTCAGTGCCCGTTGGGCCGGGTGGCTTCGAGGAGCGCCGCAGCGGCTTTGTCGGGCACGGTGACGGCCTGCTCGATGAGCGCTTCCAGGGCGTCGGCATCCAACTGCGCGAGGCGCTGCTCTGCATCGGGCGGGAGCGCAAGTCCCCTTGCCTTGGCGAAGGACATCAGCGTCCGGGTACAGATGCGGATCCGCTCGCGGACGCGCTCCAGCGCTCGTTGCTCTTCCCAGAAAGGTGAGTCCAGCATGATGCTCCTCAAAAACTGGCTGAGCTTCTGGCTGCCGAAGCGGCGGGAGGCCAGGGTTCCCAGGACCACGAGTAAGTCTAGTCGCTCCGCCGACGAAAGGTTCGGCTCCTGGCGGAGGCGGGCCTCGGCCCAGGCAATGCGCTCGGGTCCGGCCCTGTCTTCCATGACCGAGAGGGGCAGGAGGGCTGCGGCTGCCTGCAGGGCGGGCTGGCTGAAGTCCACTTCTCACAGACGCACTACCTGGAAATCAAAGGAAAGTACCTGCCGGCCGGCGCAGGCGAATGTGTAAGGAGGCACCGTGCCTTCGGCCTCGGGTACCAGAAAGACGGCCACAGGCAATACCGGCATGCCTTCTCGCAGGTGGACGCGGACTGTGTAGTCCAACAGCCGCCGCGCGAAGTCAGGATCGGCCTGGGCCTGGAGCTCCACTTCCACTGCGAATCGCTCTCCCCGCGCCTCCACTACGAGGATGGCATCGGCACGGCGTTCGGATTGGGGAAGGCTGGAGTCCGCAGTTCGCACGAACGTAGGAGCATTGGGGCCGAACAGCAGGAGCAGCAGTTGTTCCGGGTGGCCCTGCACCAGCCGGCGGAGAACGAGGTCGAAGACAGAGCCCATGAAGAGCTCCGACCGTAGTGGGTAGGGGTGACATGCAGTTCAGGCCCTCTTCATGAGCCACTCGTCAACCGGGTGGGTCCATCTCATGGAAAGAGAGGGCTCCCCTTGTTCACGACGAAGCCTGGTTTCTTCATCCTTTTGCTTACTGTTGTAACGGAAATGTCGGCCTGCGCTCCTCCCGAGTCTGCAGGAACGGAAGCGGACGCGCGCACAGAAGAATCAGCCCTGGCCACGAAGGCCCCGTTCGAGCTGCCCAACGGCCTCCTGCCGTTCGACCTGCCGGCCCGGGCCGACCTCGCCACCAGCGAGTACAAGGTCTTCGCGCACTGGCACAACTTCCCGCTGCGCAGCTACGGCTCCAGCGGCGGCCAGTACTACGACCAATACACGCGCTGGCTCCAACCCACGGGCACCTACGCGTCCATCGGTGGCTACCTTCGCGACCGCCCCGTCCCCATCCTCGCCATTCCCGCGGTGGAACCGGATTACGGCAAGCGCGACATGAAGCAGGACCTCCAGACCGCCGCCACCGTCGGCGTGGACGGGTTCCTCATCAACCACTGGTTCCGGACCACCGACCCTCGCTGGAAGTGGCTCACCGACCTCTTCAACGCGGCCGACGAGTTCAACACCGAGAACCCCAGCGCCCCCTTCTACGTCATCCCCAACATCGACGCGCACATCCTCTCCACCAACAGCGGCAAGGACGAACCCCGCCAGCGCGCGGACGACCTCGCGACCTTCAAGACCCGCGCGTCCTGGCGGAAGCTCAACGGCAAATACGTCGTCGGCAGCTTCCGGCCCGAGGCCCTGCCCGTCACCTGGTGGCAGCAGTTCTTCGACCAGCTCAAGACGGTCCACGGCATGGACGCGGTGCTCTGGGGAACCCTGCTCGACCCTTCAGAGGCCAACCGCAACGCGCTGAAGCCGTTCATGGTCGGCGCCACCTTCTCGCGCTGGGACAACCTCCCGTACACGTCCAACCCGCTGAGCGGCATCAACACGCTCAAGGCCTGGGGCGACCTCAACGGCGTGCCCTACTCGCCGCCGGTGAGCCACACGGACAACCGGCCCACGGGCTCCATCACCACGGAGACCGCGGGCTTCAAGACCCAGTACAACACCTGGAAGGCAGCCATCGACTCGGGCGTGAAGATGGTTCAAATCCTCACCTGGAATGACCACTACGAAGGTCACGCCCTCCGGCCCAACTCGGCCTTGCAGTACGCGTTCTACGATTTGACGGCGTACTACTCGACCTGGTTCAAGACGCGCCAGCAGCCGGTGCTCGTGCGAGATGTCCTCTACTACTCGCACCGCATGCACCTGGGTGCCGAGCCGTACGACACCGTCCAGCAGCCCAAGCCCACCGCCTCGAAGAACGGCGT contains these protein-coding regions:
- a CDS encoding ABC transporter substrate-binding protein, which gives rise to MGRRNATVLALGLAVLAVAVGACRRASEGAGAPAGRTRLVFKYQPLWGAPEPFRELLARFERENPGVELVTEALPNSSDLAHQFFLTSLEGGAEDFDVLVADVVWVPEFARAGWIADLSEYFPPERLRADFFPGPVEAVVVEGRTYAVPWYLDVGVLYYRKDLVPRAPRTYEELQRFAREAMAKAPGVQGYVWQGRQYEGLSCNVYEALWGHGGEALGEGGRVLLDSGPAREALEYLRGLVESGVSPETVTGFSEEEARRVFQEGRAVFMRNWPYAWSEAQKPDSPIRGKVGIAPLPTVSGEPGWGTLGGWQLAVNAHVSPERRRLAAKLIAHLTSPEANLVLALNYARNPPRPSVYEDPRLRAADPFIANLKEMVERSRPRPVTPYYNLIADVLQSEFSAAVAGLRTPEEALKRAQKQVDHLTGVGE
- a CDS encoding carbohydrate ABC transporter permease — its product is MSGGGSLARERRQAYLLVAPAVVVLAGVALYPILAAVWLSLHRFILVFGERRFTGLDNYAFLLSDARFWSALGNTAYFTLVAVTVELLLAVPLALLLNRAFPGRGLLRASVLVPWAIPTVVSARLWAWMFNPEYGVINRMLPGSDINWLGAPGYALHAAILVDVWKTTPFVALLVLAGLQGIGEDLYKAARVDGASNWRMFRSITLPLLKPALLLALLFRSLDAFRVFDAIYVLTEGGPANTTETLSIYAYKTLMRSGDFGYGSALSVATFLCVVVLAAVWLRLLGREEGAR
- a CDS encoding carbohydrate ABC transporter permease; its protein translation is MKRPGLGTALAVVAFLTFFLGPFFWQVLTSLWPDGELTRPWPSHLTVDSYVSVLWGRPFLRVVANSLLVAALTTGFCLTMGAAAAFALAKLEFRGRGLLLSAALAVSMFPPIATVSPLYLILRAAGLRDSLIGLALPYATFALPLTLWVLTSFFRQLPDELYRAARVDGCTPFQAFRRVLLPLAAPGLATTAILVFIFAWNEFLYALTFLSTPEKRTVPVAISLFASEYREPWGEIAAASVVATLPLVVLTVLFQRRIVSGLTAGAVKE
- a CDS encoding endo-1,3-alpha-glucanase family glycosylhydrolase, whose amino-acid sequence is MSACAPPESAGTEADARTEESALATKAPFELPNGLLPFDLPARADLATSEYKVFAHWHNFPLRSYGSSGGQYYDQYTRWLQPTGTYASIGGYLRDRPVPILAIPAVEPDYGKRDMKQDLQTAATVGVDGFLINHWFRTTDPRWKWLTDLFNAADEFNTENPSAPFYVIPNIDAHILSTNSGKDEPRQRADDLATFKTRASWRKLNGKYVVGSFRPEALPVTWWQQFFDQLKTVHGMDAVLWGTLLDPSEANRNALKPFMVGATFSRWDNLPYTSNPLSGINTLKAWGDLNGVPYSPPVSHTDNRPTGSITTETAGFKTQYNTWKAAIDSGVKMVQILTWNDHYEGHALRPNSALQYAFYDLTAYYSTWFKTRQQPVLVRDVLYYSHRMHLGAEPYDTVQQPKPTASKNGVALVDRVFLLAMLTSSGRVQITSGGTAYTADVQAGPQFFDAPMKANNQPSFQLSRSGTPVISLTSAFRTRSPIVWQDLLYRAGSSSRPAVTGVQNNLPQDRLP